In Desulfoferula mesophila, the genomic window TGACCGACCTGGGGGCCTTTGTGGCCGCCACCTACAAGCGGGGCATCGACTTCCTGCTGGTCTCCACCACCCTGCTGGGCTGCGTGGACGCAGCGGTGGGCGGCAAGGCGGCGGTGAACCTGGGCACCGCCAAGAACCAGGTGGGCTGCTTCACCCAGCCGCGCATGGTCATTCTGGACTTGCAGGCCCTGGCCACCCTGCCCAAGGCCCAGCGGGTGGAGGGGTTGGCCGAGGCCTACAAGACCGGCCTGGTGGCCGACCCCGAGCTGGCCCGCTTGTGTGAACAAGACATGGAGTTGCTGTTGGGCGGCGAGGTGCTGGGTCTGGCCGAGGTGGTGCGCCGCTCGGTGCGGGCCAAGGCCGGGGTGGTGGGCCAGGACTTCCGCGAGGGCGGGCGACGGGCCATACTGAACTTCGGGCACACCTATGGCCACGCCCTGGAAGGCTGGCACCGCTATCGCCTGGGGCACGGCCAGTCCGTGGCCGGGGGCATGCTGGTGGCCGCGGCCATTTCCGCCGGGCGGGGCCTGCTGGCCTCGGCCCAGGCCGAGGCCATAAGCCGCGCCGTGAAGCCCCTGTTGCCCCAGGACCTGGCCTGGGCTCCGGCCGAGGAGGCCTGGGAGATCATGCTGGACGACAAGAAAAACGTGAAGGGCAAGGTGCGCTTCGTGCTGCTCAAAGGGGTGGGCGAGCCGCTGGTGGTGGACGACGTGACCCCCACCGAGCTGGGCCGGGCCCTGGCCATAGCCAAGGAAATTTGCCATGGGTAGTTTCAGCGGCGAAATCCTCAAGGTGGCCACCTTTGGCGAGTCGCACGGTGTCGGCGTGGGAGTGGTGGTGGAGGGCGTCCCGGCCGGGATCGCCCTGGAGCAAGAGGCCATCCAGGCCGAGTTGGACCGCCGCCGCCCCGGAACCTCGCCCCTGGCCTCGGCTCGCCAGGAGGCCGACCAGGTGGAGATACTCTCCGGGGTGGCCGAGGGCCGCACCCTGGGCAGCCCCATCGCCCTGCTGGTACGCAATGTCGACGCCCGCTCCAAGGACTATTCCGCCCTGGCCGACAAGTTCCGCCCCGGCCATGCGGACTACACCTTTTGGCGCAAGTACGGCTTGCCGCCCCAGCCGGGCGGGGGCCGCTCCTCGGGCCGCGAGACCGTGGGCCGGGTGGCCGCCGGGGCGGTGGCCCGGGCCCTGCTGGCCCCCTTGGGGGTGGCGATCGCGGCCTACACCATCCAGGTGGGGCCGGTGAAGGCCACGGCCATTGACCCGGCCTTTGCCCGGGAGCACCCCCTGCGGGCCGCCGACCCGGCCACGGCCCAGGCCATGGTGGACGAGGTAATGGCCGCCCGCTCCGACGGGGACTCGGTGGGTGGGGTGCTGGAGCTGGCGATAGACGGCGTGCCCGCCGGACTGGGCGACCCGGTTTTTAACAAGCTGGACGCCCGCCTAGGCGGGGCCATGTTTTCCATCGGCGCGGTCAAGTGGGTGGAGATCGGCGACGGTTTAGCCGTGGCCGCCCGGCGGGGCTCGGCCAACAACGACCAGATGGACGCCAAGGGCTTTTTGTCCAACCACGCGGGGGGCATCCTGGGGGGCATCAGCAACGGCATGCCCCTGGTGCTGCGTCTGGCCATCAAGCCCACCCCTTCCATCGCCCAGCCCCAGCGCACCCAAAACCTGGACGGCCAGGCGGTGGAGATATCCATCGGCGGGCGGCACGACCCCTGTTTGTGCGGGCGCATCGCCCCGGTGGCCGAGGCCATGGCCGCCCTGGTGCTGGCCGACCTGTGGCTCATGCAAAAGACCCAGGCAAGGAGCGAGGCATGAAAATCCTGGTGCTCAACGGCCCCAACCTGAACATGCTGGGCCGCCGCGAGTCCGAGCATTACGGCAGCCTGACTCTCTACGAGATCAACCGACGCCTGGACAAGCTGGCCGAGGAGCTGGGCCTGGAGCTGGCCTTTGCCCAGTCCAACCACGAGGGCGAGCTGGTGGACCTGTTGCAAGAAGCCTCCCCCCAATACGCCGGGGTGGTGCTCAACGCCGGAGGCTACACCCACACCAGCGTGGCGATACGCGACGCGGTGCTCTGTTGCGGGGTGCCGGTGGTGGAGGTGCACCTGAGCCAACCCGCCGCCCGGGAGGAGTTCCGCCGTTTCTCATACCTCTCGGGGGCCTGCGCGGGCACGGTGGCCGGCTTCGGCTGGCGCTCCTACGCCCTGGCCCTGCGCTGGTTTGCTGCGTTGCGCGACGAGGAAAAATAGGCTTCTTGGAAAGGCGCGCGTTTTTTGCCCTTGACAGGCCGAACCATGAGGCGTTTACTTGACACAACCCAACTCGGTCCCCAAGGACCGGCAAGGAACTTGTTAGAATCATGACGGGCAACGGCAAAATAAATCTGGACGGTCAGGGGCGATTTAGCTCCGGCGTCTTTTTTTATTTTTATTATTTTACCGCCGTCTGCCCAAGGGCTGGGGAGGGTTAGAGCCGAACTAGGCTAAACCAAGCAAGCAACCAAGGCCATGGGCAGACTGAGAAAGTCGCC contains:
- the aroC gene encoding chorismate synthase → MGSFSGEILKVATFGESHGVGVGVVVEGVPAGIALEQEAIQAELDRRRPGTSPLASARQEADQVEILSGVAEGRTLGSPIALLVRNVDARSKDYSALADKFRPGHADYTFWRKYGLPPQPGGGRSSGRETVGRVAAGAVARALLAPLGVAIAAYTIQVGPVKATAIDPAFAREHPLRAADPATAQAMVDEVMAARSDGDSVGGVLELAIDGVPAGLGDPVFNKLDARLGGAMFSIGAVKWVEIGDGLAVAARRGSANNDQMDAKGFLSNHAGGILGGISNGMPLVLRLAIKPTPSIAQPQRTQNLDGQAVEISIGGRHDPCLCGRIAPVAEAMAALVLADLWLMQKTQARSEA
- the aroQ gene encoding type II 3-dehydroquinate dehydratase encodes the protein MKILVLNGPNLNMLGRRESEHYGSLTLYEINRRLDKLAEELGLELAFAQSNHEGELVDLLQEASPQYAGVVLNAGGYTHTSVAIRDAVLCCGVPVVEVHLSQPAAREEFRRFSYLSGACAGTVAGFGWRSYALALRWFAALRDEEK